One Salminus brasiliensis chromosome 5, fSalBra1.hap2, whole genome shotgun sequence DNA segment encodes these proteins:
- the lrrc4bb gene encoding leucine-rich repeat-containing protein 4C, translating to MWAAMVTGLSSPSPLLWLVQLLLWPHLSGPRLAEASPPCPAPCSCSNQASRVICTRKGLDEVPQSISINTRYLNLQENSIQLIKSDTFKHLSHLEILQLSKNHIRQIEVGAFNGLPNLITLELFDNRLPLVPSQAFEYLSKLRELWLRNNPIETLPAYAFHRVPSLRRLDLGELRKLSFISEAAFEGLVNLRFLNLGMCGLKDVPNLTPLVRLEELELSGNQLGVVRPGSFQGLVSLRKLWLMHSRIALIERNAFDDLKNLEELNLSHNSLHSLPHDLFTPLQQLERVHLNHNPWVCNCDVLWLSWWLKETVPDNSTCCARCHAPPGTKGRYIGDLDQRDFTCYAPVIVEPPTDLNVTEGMAAELKCRTGTSMTSVNWLTPNGTLMTHGAYKVRISVLHDGTLNFTNVTMQDTGPYTCMVTNSAGNTTATAVLNVSASDPGNGYSYFTTVTVETMETGQDAHDSARQFVNETFISFPGPTAASASPGPSGTALSSLPPHATRAPDRPFTVSVITDMANLSGLEDVMKTTKIIIGCFVAITFMAAVMLVVFYKLRKQHQLHKHHGPARAIEIINVEDEMGPAGGASGIAGGSTVHASGTGTGGIGQSLRIHDPEIVTLPNIGRAEHVNHYYKPHHFNNNVLGLSVGPGQTGGILNNKTSPTSKKQCASMNPTTAVSGDSLNPGSTSPPLPIPIPMAMAFHGTLKSLSHTPSTQTEPLLLSNGSKESVQETQI from the exons ATGTGGGCTGCCATGGTGACAGGCCTCTCCAGCCCCTCTCCCCTCCTTTGGTTGGTCCAGCTGCTGTTATGGCCACATCTCAGTGGACCCAGATTAGCTGAGGCCAGTCCCCCTTGCCCCGCCCCCTGTAGCTGCTCCAATCAGGCGAGTCGAGTGATTTGCACCAGGAAGGGCTTGGATGAAGTTCCACAGAGTATCTCAATCAACACGCGATACCTCAACCTGCAGGAGAACTCCATACAG CTGATCAAGTCAGACACCTTTAAGCACCTGAGTCACCTGGAGATTTTGCAGTTGTCCAAGAATCACATCCGCCAGATTGAAGTCGGAGCATTTAATGGGCTGCCCAACCTCATCACGCTGGAGTTGTTTGACAACCGGCTGCCGCTGGTGCCGTCGCAAGCGTTCGAGTACCTCAGCAAGCTGCGAGAACTTTGGTTGAGAAACAATCCCATCGAGACGCTTCCTGCCTACGCCTTCCACCGCGTCCCGTCCCTGCGGCGGCTGGACCTCGGTGAACTGCGGAAGCTCAGCTTCATCTCGGAGGCGGCGTTCGAGGGTTTGGTGAACTTACGTTTCCTCAACCTGGGAATGTGTGGGTTAAAGGATGTGCCCAACCTGACACCACTGGTGCGACTGGAGGAGCTGGAATTATCCGGGAACCAGCTTGGAGTGGTGCGTCCTGGATCTTTCCAGGGCCTGGTGTCTCTTCGCAAGCTGTGGCTCATGCACTCCCGCATAGCCTTGATTGAGCGCAATGCTTTTGACGACCTGAAGAACTTGGAGGAGCTCAATCTGTCCCACAATTCCCTTCACTCCTTGCCTCACGACCTGTTCACACCCTTGCAGCAGTTGGAGCGGGTGCACCTGAACCATAATCCCTGGGTgtgtaactgtgatgttctgTGGCTTAGCTGGTGGCTCAAGGAGACCGTGCCGGATAATTCCACCTGCTGCGCCCGTTGCCATGCTCCTCCTGGAACGAAAGGCCGCTACATCGGTGACCTGGACCAGAGAGACTTCACCTGCTATGCGCCTGTGATTGTCGAGCCACCGACTGACCTAAACGTGACCGAAGGAATGGCGGCAGAGCTGAAGTGCCGCACTGGGACCTCGATGACTTCTGTCAATTGGCTGACCCCTAACGGAACCCTAATGACCCACGGCGCTTACAAGGTACGCATCTCAGTTCTGCATGACGGGACTCTGAACTTTACCAACGTGACCATGCAGGACACGGGTCCGTACACCTGCATGGTGACCAACTCTGCCGGAAACACCACGGCAACCGCAGTCCTCAACGTCTCCGCCTCCGACCCTGGCAACGGATACAGCTACTTCACGACCGTTACTGTGGAAACAATGGAAACAGGGCAGGACGCGCACGATTCGGCGCGGCAGTTTGTCAATGAGACCTTCATCAGTTTTCCAGGGCCCACGGCCGCATCCGCATCTCCGGGGCCTTCGGGTACTGCGCTGTCCTCCCTTCCGCCTCATGCCACCCGCGCTCCCGACCGCCCCTTCACAGTCTCGGTCATCACGGACATGGCCAACCTGTCCGGCCTGGAGGACGTGATGAAGACGACGAAGATCATCATCGGCTGCTTCGTGGCCATCACCTTCATGGCAGCCGTCATGCTGGTGGTCTTCTACAAGCTGCGTAAGCAGCACCAGCTCCACAAACATCACGGACCTGCCCGTGCAATAGAGATCATCAACGTGGAGGACGAAATGGGCCCGGCAGGGGGTGCCAGCGGCATCGCTGGTGGGTCCACGGTCCACGCGAGCGGGACGGGAACCGGAGGAATCGGACAAAGCCTGCGGATACACGACCCCGAAATCGTCACTCTGCCCAACATCGGCCGGGCCGAGCACGTCAATCACTACTACAAACCTCACCACTTCAACAACAATGTTCTGGGACTGAGCGTTGGGCCGGGCCAAACCGGAGGCATCCTGAACAACAAGACCAGCCCCACCTCCAAGAAACAGTGCGCATCCATGAACCCGACGACGGCCGTCTCCGGAGATTCCCTCAACCCCGGATCCACCTCTCCACCCTTACCCATCCCCATCCCGATGGCGATGGCGTTCCACGGTACGCTGAAGAGCCTTAGCCACACCCCCAGCACTCAGACCGAGCctctgctgctgtccaatggaTCCAAGGAGAGTGTGCAGGAGACACagatctga